In a single window of the Ruminococcus albus 7 = DSM 20455 genome:
- a CDS encoding thioesterase II family protein: MDQNIKKWFPFSTYDITDDHREKLICFHYAGGSASVFRQWTLEPHGFNVLCAELPGKGTRTGEAFVTDIKDLLEPLCAAVDAVVENGKYTLFGHSMGAAIGFYVADRMTKNYGKQPSCLIVAGRQAPDTENEGEFKSWMSDDALIKEMRMYGGTPDDVLENKELMDILIPRIRKDYELNDTLIYHGEKLHIPIVAHSALEDKGATPDIMEHWSAMTTGKFSIRSFEGRHFWVTDDETYFLQILKELEGTNHGNSEN; the protein is encoded by the coding sequence ATGGATCAAAACATAAAAAAATGGTTTCCGTTTTCTACATACGACATTACAGACGATCACAGGGAGAAACTGATCTGCTTTCACTATGCAGGAGGGAGTGCTTCTGTTTTCAGGCAGTGGACGCTTGAGCCGCATGGTTTTAATGTTCTCTGTGCCGAGCTGCCCGGAAAGGGAACGAGAACAGGCGAAGCATTTGTAACTGATATAAAGGACTTGTTGGAACCGCTTTGCGCTGCGGTAGATGCAGTTGTGGAAAATGGAAAGTACACGCTGTTCGGACATAGTATGGGTGCGGCGATCGGATTCTATGTGGCAGACCGCATGACAAAAAATTACGGAAAACAGCCTTCGTGTCTTATCGTTGCCGGAAGACAGGCACCCGATACAGAAAACGAAGGAGAGTTCAAAAGCTGGATGAGCGATGATGCTTTGATAAAGGAGATGCGGATGTACGGGGGAACACCGGATGATGTCCTTGAAAACAAGGAACTGATGGATATTCTGATCCCGCGGATACGCAAGGACTACGAATTGAACGATACGCTCATTTATCATGGTGAGAAGCTGCATATTCCTATTGTGGCACATTCAGCTTTGGAAGACAAAGGAGCGACTCCGGATATCATGGAACACTGGAGTGCCATGACAACAGGCAAATTCTCGATCAGGAGTTTTGAGGGACGGCATTTCTGGGTCACGGACGATGAAACTTATTTTCTGCAAATTCTGAAAGAATTGGAAGGGACGAATCATGGAAATTCTGAAAATTGA
- a CDS encoding ABC transporter permease: MFWLLWKKEIKVFFTNKGNLVFMILLPILLISIFSFALGDYIKGDYGTFKNGQVFYLQDGATDQMNSRFDAISKKITEQTGVSFTEVTDAEQAKKDVESSKAYGLITIGSESFSYFRSSFNEPQGGQLVRTLFTELARDGVTSVETTSGNAPSIKRTVIEGSHLDSKVYYTFAALTFSILFMGVLVGHSVFDEKELGTLTRIRMSKAGVRIVVVVKILTGILCGAGQILSAFVFSNLVLKVDWGDKLPLILLVLLCLVTLSSTFGAVVGSFAPNKSMCQSTVMMTTMLCGYLGGAITPLYLLENMPILGYIVKISPLYWTNQSMTYLYNGVVNSKFGITISVLLGLTALLLIVYAIFTAKLSVNVSTPVAKTVKKEGKTA, translated from the coding sequence ATGTTCTGGCTGTTATGGAAAAAAGAAATAAAAGTATTCTTTACTAATAAAGGAAATCTCGTATTTATGATCCTCCTTCCGATCCTGCTGATCTCGATATTCAGCTTTGCACTCGGTGACTATATCAAGGGGGATTATGGCACATTTAAAAATGGTCAGGTGTTTTACTTGCAGGATGGTGCCACGGATCAGATGAACAGCCGATTTGATGCGATTTCCAAAAAGATCACGGAACAGACTGGTGTTTCGTTTACGGAAGTGACAGATGCTGAGCAGGCGAAGAAGGATGTGGAATCAAGCAAAGCTTATGGTCTGATCACGATCGGCAGTGAGTCGTTCTCCTATTTCCGTTCATCGTTCAATGAACCTCAGGGCGGACAACTGGTAAGGACTTTGTTCACGGAGCTTGCCAGGGACGGTGTGACATCTGTAGAAACAACATCGGGAAACGCTCCGTCTATCAAACGTACTGTGATTGAAGGCAGTCATCTGGATTCAAAAGTGTATTACACTTTTGCGGCACTGACGTTTTCAATACTTTTCATGGGTGTTCTTGTCGGACATTCTGTCTTTGACGAAAAAGAACTTGGTACGCTCACAAGGATAAGGATGTCCAAAGCAGGTGTCAGAATTGTTGTTGTTGTCAAGATCCTGACCGGTATCCTGTGTGGAGCTGGGCAGATCCTTTCTGCGTTTGTCTTTTCTAATCTTGTGCTTAAAGTAGATTGGGGGGATAAGCTGCCGCTGATACTGCTGGTATTGCTTTGCCTGGTGACACTCAGTTCAACATTCGGAGCAGTAGTGGGTAGTTTTGCACCTAACAAATCCATGTGTCAGAGTACTGTCATGATGACAACCATGCTCTGCGGATATCTGGGCGGAGCTATCACTCCGTTGTATCTTCTTGAGAATATGCCGATCCTTGGTTATATTGTTAAGATCAGTCCGCTTTACTGGACTAACCAATCTATGACCTACCTGTACAACGGTGTTGTTAACAGCAAATTCGGTATTACGATTAGTGTGCTTCTGGGTCTGACAGCTCTGCTTCTGATCGTGTATGCAATATTCACAGCTAAGTTATCGGTCAATGTAAGTACACCTGTTGCTAAAACAGTGAAAAAGGAGGGAAAGACGGCATGA
- a CDS encoding ABC transporter ATP-binding protein — MEILKIDHLKKEFKDMTAVNGLDLTIQEKDVHGILGPNGAGKSTTINCILGLLGYEEGSVTFAGGESIRKWGKNIGYVPQDLAIYPDLTPTENIRFFCSLYGFKGKELEERVTKALDFVGLTDVKDKKSGEFSGGMKRRLNMACGIAHSPKLIIMDEPTVGIDPQSRNRILENVRTLNEQGATILYTTHYMPEIEEICNRITVIDHGALVATGTKEEIMNRMGTDQMMNLSFAEGKGDMDAFVAEASQIDGIHQTDPDGWNCKIRHDKKTVVLNKVIDAAIRSGLEIEHITNEEPSLEEIFLMLTGKELRDQK, encoded by the coding sequence ATGGAAATTCTGAAAATTGATCATCTAAAAAAAGAATTCAAGGATATGACAGCTGTCAACGGGCTGGATCTTACTATCCAGGAGAAGGATGTTCACGGTATACTTGGACCGAATGGTGCCGGAAAAAGTACAACGATCAACTGTATACTTGGATTATTGGGGTATGAGGAAGGATCTGTGACATTTGCAGGTGGAGAATCTATTCGTAAATGGGGAAAGAATATAGGATATGTACCGCAGGATCTGGCGATCTATCCCGATCTTACTCCTACCGAAAATATTCGTTTTTTCTGTTCACTTTACGGATTCAAGGGTAAAGAACTGGAAGAACGTGTTACAAAGGCTTTGGATTTTGTAGGGCTTACAGATGTCAAGGATAAAAAATCAGGCGAGTTTTCGGGGGGCATGAAAAGACGTCTGAATATGGCGTGCGGTATTGCACACAGTCCGAAACTGATCATAATGGATGAACCGACAGTCGGCATTGATCCTCAGTCTAGAAACCGTATACTTGAAAATGTCCGCACGCTGAATGAACAAGGTGCAACTATTCTTTATACGACGCATTATATGCCTGAGATCGAGGAGATCTGTAATCGTATCACGGTCATTGATCATGGCGCACTGGTAGCAACAGGAACCAAAGAAGAAATAATGAACCGTATGGGAACAGATCAGATGATGAATCTTTCCTTTGCTGAGGGTAAAGGAGATATGGATGCGTTTGTTGCTGAAGCTTCTCAGATCGATGGGATCCACCAGACCGATCCTGATGGCTGGAACTGCAAGATCCGCCATGATAAAAAGACTGTTGTTCTCAATAAGGTGATCGATGCTGCGATACGCAGCGGTCTGGAAATTGAACATATCACGAATGAAGAACCGTCACTGGAAGAGATATTCCTTATGCTGACGGGCAAGGAACTCAGAGATCAGAAATAA
- a CDS encoding (2,3-dihydroxybenzoyl)adenylate synthase: protein MVKDYEAAGYWEKKTLWDRLEEWKNSYADRCALVDEDIRISYQQLYDHALQYAAAFAADGIHEGDTVAVQLPNCAAFVEMVFGLFRIGAVPIFVLPAHREKEITGIFNAASPKAYITARTFLGFDYTAMAERILKERSDQQIRYYVADELQNTAKLADVTTLSSDGPCYRDTAFLLLSGGTTNTPKLIPRTHCDYAYNFRMAAEKSWLDSDSVYLVTLPIEHNFPWGMPGVLGTLSVGGKVVIAKTSSFDEVFPLIEEEKVTITAAVPAVLQTWLEALEWEDSYDLGSLRLIQVGGAKLLDSIARKVRPAFNCTLQQVFGIAEGLITFTSPDDTEDIITTCQGKPLSEGDEIRIVDEQEQDVEDGEFGQLLMKGPYTIRGYYGCPEFQSDIFTEDGFFRTGDKACITKEGNLLVDGRITDQINRGGEKVMPTEIEELLLEHEAVQEAIVVPVPDEQFGQKSFAFLKCSREVSFAEVYEFLKSRRLARYKYPDYIRFLDRIPLTNMGKTNRAELKKMAVEDINERT, encoded by the coding sequence ATGGTTAAAGATTATGAAGCAGCAGGCTATTGGGAAAAGAAGACCCTCTGGGACAGACTTGAGGAGTGGAAAAACAGCTATGCAGATAGATGTGCATTGGTGGATGAAGATATCCGTATCAGCTATCAGCAATTGTATGACCACGCACTGCAGTATGCTGCAGCATTTGCGGCAGACGGTATACACGAAGGAGATACTGTTGCGGTACAGCTTCCTAATTGCGCAGCGTTTGTGGAAATGGTGTTCGGCTTGTTCCGGATAGGTGCAGTTCCTATCTTTGTTTTGCCGGCGCACCGTGAAAAAGAGATAACAGGTATTTTTAATGCGGCTTCTCCGAAGGCATACATAACTGCGAGAACTTTTTTGGGCTTTGATTATACAGCTATGGCAGAACGAATCCTGAAAGAGCGTTCTGATCAGCAGATAAGATACTATGTTGCGGATGAACTGCAAAACACAGCAAAGCTCGCTGATGTGACAACACTTTCCTCTGACGGACCTTGCTACAGGGATACAGCATTTCTGCTGTTATCAGGTGGAACAACAAATACCCCTAAACTGATCCCCAGGACGCATTGTGACTATGCGTATAATTTCCGTATGGCTGCAGAGAAAAGCTGGCTGGATTCGGACAGTGTCTATCTGGTGACACTTCCGATCGAGCATAATTTCCCGTGGGGAATGCCGGGTGTACTGGGAACCCTTTCTGTAGGCGGCAAAGTAGTTATCGCCAAAACATCGAGCTTTGACGAAGTTTTTCCGCTGATAGAGGAGGAGAAGGTAACTATCACCGCAGCTGTACCGGCTGTCCTTCAGACCTGGCTGGAAGCACTGGAATGGGAAGATTCCTATGATCTGGGATCGCTGCGACTGATCCAGGTGGGAGGTGCAAAGCTTCTCGATTCGATAGCAAGAAAAGTCAGACCTGCTTTTAATTGTACCTTACAGCAGGTGTTTGGCATCGCTGAGGGGCTGATCACTTTTACATCTCCCGATGATACGGAGGATATAATCACCACCTGCCAGGGCAAACCGTTGAGTGAAGGCGATGAGATACGAATTGTTGATGAGCAGGAGCAGGATGTTGAAGATGGTGAATTCGGACAGCTTCTTATGAAAGGGCCTTACACTATACGCGGCTATTACGGATGCCCTGAATTCCAATCGGATATTTTTACTGAGGACGGATTTTTCCGTACAGGTGACAAGGCGTGTATCACTAAAGAAGGGAACCTGCTGGTGGACGGTCGTATTACTGATCAGATCAACCGCGGAGGAGAAAAGGTAATGCCCACGGAGATCGAGGAACTTCTGCTGGAGCATGAAGCTGTACAGGAAGCGATCGTTGTCCCTGTCCCTGACGAACAGTTCGGTCAGAAAAGCTTTGCTTTTCTGAAATGCAGCCGTGAAGTATCTTTTGCAGAGGTGTATGAATTTTTAAAGTCCAGAAGACTTGCAAGATACAAATATCCTGACTATATCCGCTTTTTGGACAGGATACCTCTTACCAATATGGGAAAAACCAATCGCGCAGAATTAAAGAAAATGGCAGTGGAGGACATAAATGAAAGAACTTGA
- a CDS encoding ABC transporter permease, translating to MKNIIRNTVLIFRKNKEFIYLITIQPVMIFLLMSFLLPYSTAHNIAVINTDGGAASAAIEESVKRLEGVEFQNVKLEDAAEKLLSSNIELAVVIREGTDADDPQVEIMSLGNSEVERSVTLCVEQAREENPDSSLTEVNSVKKKGMTVANSLGFMIFKTLTSANLLAALIIQERNRRMRDRILLSKTTTGVYLGGMAMVYLFFMMIGSVVYYLAGLLFRFDFGMRHSIGFLLVLFTANVLSVTLYLFASTLVKKEDSLWPLASFVILPMSLFSGVLFPYEFMPKAMKAVGAFMPQRWIAHGIESIQETGSIAAGIPDMALVLGLSALLYIVAVIRTKRIQPS from the coding sequence ATGAAAAATATTATCCGTAATACTGTGCTGATCTTTCGGAAGAATAAGGAGTTTATCTATCTTATTACGATTCAGCCGGTCATGATCTTTCTGCTGATGTCCTTTCTGCTGCCGTATTCCACAGCGCACAATATCGCTGTCATAAATACAGACGGCGGTGCGGCGAGCGCTGCGATAGAGGAATCTGTAAAACGTCTGGAGGGTGTAGAATTTCAGAACGTTAAGTTGGAGGATGCTGCAGAAAAACTGCTTTCCTCTAATATTGAACTGGCGGTGGTTATACGTGAGGGTACTGATGCTGATGATCCACAGGTAGAGATAATGAGCCTTGGAAATTCCGAAGTCGAACGTTCTGTGACGCTTTGTGTGGAGCAGGCACGTGAAGAAAATCCTGACAGCAGTTTGACAGAAGTCAATTCTGTTAAAAAGAAGGGCATGACAGTTGCTAATTCTCTGGGATTCATGATCTTCAAGACGCTGACGTCTGCGAATCTGCTGGCAGCCCTTATTATTCAGGAGCGCAACCGTCGTATGCGTGACCGTATTCTTTTGAGCAAGACCACAACAGGCGTCTACCTCGGCGGTATGGCAATGGTCTATCTGTTCTTTATGATGATCGGATCGGTAGTATATTATCTGGCAGGTCTGTTATTCCGATTTGATTTCGGTATGAGGCATTCGATCGGATTCCTGCTGGTATTGTTTACGGCTAATGTATTATCGGTCACACTTTATCTTTTTGCATCGACACTGGTCAAGAAAGAGGATTCACTCTGGCCGCTGGCATCATTTGTGATCTTGCCTATGTCACTGTTTTCGGGCGTTCTGTTTCCGTATGAATTTATGCCGAAGGCGATGAAGGCAGTTGGTGCATTTATGCCGCAGCGATGGATCGCACACGGGATAGAGTCGATCCAGGAAACTGGTTCTATAGCAGCAGGTATCCCGGATATGGCTTTGGTGCTGGGACTTTCGGCACTCCTGTACATTGTGGCTGTTATCCGTACAAAGCGGATCCAGCCTTCCTGA